A region of Thermovibrio ammonificans HB-1 DNA encodes the following proteins:
- a CDS encoding glycosyltransferase family 9 protein, whose translation MKVLIIQLRQLGDVLLSTPLARALKEKGVRVHFLTSEVGRDIVEGNPFIDGIETLKEGSRELLKTALALRKEGFDAVIDAQRTGRSRLITLLSGAPLRVAFRKERGNLFYNRLVEWENRGYTAWERLKLLEGLGLKLESYRNYLPEIYKIPENPFKGREYAVIVPTARKSHKMWPAEKFAELAAELRKEMEVIVLFGPGEREAALKVNELAGGGLTVPESPFPIKAAAAVMKGAGVVIGNNSFAPHLAVAVGSKVVVIDKKRSGWFPPIERVREVHGNNSFPEVEQVKEAVAQLLNG comes from the coding sequence ATGAAGGTTCTGATAATCCAGCTGAGGCAGCTCGGAGACGTTCTCCTTTCCACTCCCCTTGCAAGGGCACTAAAAGAGAAAGGGGTAAGGGTTCACTTTTTAACCTCGGAGGTGGGAAGGGATATAGTAGAGGGGAACCCGTTCATAGACGGCATTGAAACGCTAAAGGAGGGGAGCAGAGAGCTTCTCAAAACAGCGTTGGCCCTCAGAAAAGAGGGCTTCGACGCCGTTATAGACGCTCAGAGAACCGGACGTTCAAGGCTCATAACACTGCTATCGGGAGCTCCCCTTAGGGTGGCCTTTCGGAAGGAGAGGGGAAACCTCTTTTACAACAGGCTCGTAGAGTGGGAAAACAGGGGGTATACCGCCTGGGAGAGGCTGAAGCTCCTTGAGGGTTTAGGCCTAAAATTAGAGAGCTACCGTAACTACCTGCCGGAAATTTACAAGATACCGGAAAACCCCTTTAAGGGAAGGGAATACGCCGTTATAGTCCCTACCGCCAGAAAGAGCCACAAAATGTGGCCGGCCGAGAAGTTTGCGGAGCTCGCGGCAGAGCTCAGAAAAGAGATGGAAGTTATCGTTCTGTTCGGTCCGGGAGAGAGGGAAGCGGCCCTTAAGGTAAACGAACTTGCAGGGGGAGGACTCACAGTTCCCGAGAGCCCCTTCCCCATAAAGGCGGCAGCAGCCGTTATGAAGGGAGCCGGCGTAGTTATCGGCAACAACTCCTTTGCCCCCCACCTTGCGGTGGCGGTGGGCAGCAAGGTGGTTGTTATCGATAAAAAGCGTTCGGGCTGGTTCCCGCCCATCGAGAGGGTAAGGGAAGTTCACGGTAACAACTCCTTCCCCGAGGTTGAGCAGGTGAAAGAGGCGGTTGCCCAGCTACTGAACGGCTGA
- a CDS encoding glycosyltransferase family 4 protein, protein MKVLQATTARGWSGGTEQALLLAKYMNRLGVETHLLTYPGTELDKRAEKLGIKRVYFPNTVKFSLKEAKALASILAGYDVVNTHISKAHWFVWSALPFTGRRPKVVYSRRVPYKLSPFSLLTKYNLFTDAIIAVSPAIFDYLRSVPLIGKKVHYIPSGVELDRFNPAVESGFREELGLPPDALLFVNVANFSSVKGQHVLLPAFREFLNKTGLNAYLALAGRDTDSRQARELTESLGLVGRVFHLGFRRDIPQVLKGADVFVFPSLNEGIAGSLLQAMAMEKVVVASYVGGIRSYLKHLENGIAVEPSSVKSLVRGLELAVENLRNRKMKERARQTASEFDIKRIAEKTLKLYRELLDG, encoded by the coding sequence ATGAAAGTTCTCCAGGCCACAACGGCAAGGGGCTGGAGCGGCGGCACCGAACAAGCCCTGCTCCTTGCAAAGTACATGAACAGGCTGGGAGTTGAGACCCACCTGCTTACCTACCCGGGAACCGAGCTCGACAAAAGGGCGGAGAAGCTCGGGATAAAGAGGGTTTACTTTCCCAACACCGTAAAGTTCAGCCTCAAAGAGGCGAAGGCCCTTGCCTCTATTTTGGCCGGTTACGATGTTGTAAACACCCACATTTCAAAGGCACACTGGTTCGTGTGGAGTGCCCTTCCCTTTACGGGCAGGAGGCCGAAGGTGGTTTACAGCAGGAGGGTTCCCTATAAGCTCTCCCCCTTCTCGCTCCTTACAAAGTACAACCTCTTTACAGATGCGATTATTGCCGTTTCCCCGGCCATCTTCGACTACCTCCGCTCCGTCCCCCTGATTGGGAAGAAGGTGCACTACATACCTTCGGGAGTGGAGCTGGACAGGTTTAACCCGGCCGTTGAGTCCGGTTTCAGAGAGGAACTGGGCCTTCCCCCGGATGCTCTCCTGTTTGTCAACGTGGCAAACTTCTCCTCCGTTAAAGGGCAGCACGTTCTGCTGCCGGCTTTCAGGGAGTTTCTGAATAAAACGGGCCTTAACGCCTACCTTGCGTTGGCCGGCAGGGATACAGACTCTCGGCAGGCAAGGGAGCTTACAGAGAGCTTGGGGCTTGTGGGCAGGGTGTTTCACCTGGGCTTTCGCCGTGATATCCCTCAGGTGCTTAAAGGGGCAGATGTCTTTGTTTTCCCCTCACTCAACGAGGGAATTGCGGGCTCTCTGCTTCAGGCTATGGCCATGGAAAAGGTTGTTGTTGCCTCTTACGTTGGCGGAATAAGAAGCTACCTGAAGCACCTTGAAAACGGTATAGCCGTTGAGCCTTCAAGCGTAAAGTCTCTCGTTCGGGGTCTTGAGCTGGCGGTGGAGAACTTGCGTAACCGGAAGATGAAAGAGAGGGCCAGGCAGACGGCCTCCGAGTTTGATATAAAGCGAATAGCAGAAAAGACCCTTAAACTCTACAGGGAGTTGTTAGATGGTTGA
- a CDS encoding ABC transporter ATP-binding protein — MRDFPTWLFKYLRPLKLLVLVAVVTLLLNAAITSYLAYFVKVVINTVFVERDAHMVRLIPLILFLLVLFKGVVFFVNYYTMAYLGQRVVASLREELYEKVVRLPLEYFLKEPPGTFVSKVINDTSLLQDFTSRQVATFVRNLLTALGLIGIVFYQDYKLAFIGFVGLPLIGFVISRIGKRIKRYTDRMQDRLAVVTNHLFEAVRNAREIKLFGLEERLSELFRKDNARYLREFMKIKLVEGIYPPVVELTGAAIVGFLIFYGGREVVLGHTTPGAFFSFIVALIMAYEPIRKLGQNYNKIQQSVAVAKRVKRILDLPDEYSVKDGAVELKGPVEWLKFDSVSFKYPGSSRAVLKGLSFVLERGKKYAVVGRSGSGKSTLVNLIPRFFDPTEGRVLVNGTDYKELKLVPYRKRIGMVSQEVVLFRGTIFENIAVGKPGATLEEVIEAAKIAQIHDFIESLPQKYYTLIGEGGIELSGGQRQRIAIARAVLKDPDLLILDEATSALDSETEKAIQEAIDEKFKDRILLTVAHRLSTVLNSDEILFLKEGKLVARGSHEELYRELPDYRKLVDLQFSAVQ; from the coding sequence ATGAGAGACTTTCCCACCTGGCTTTTTAAATACCTGAGACCTTTAAAGCTGCTCGTTCTCGTGGCGGTTGTTACGCTTCTGCTCAACGCCGCGATAACCTCCTACCTTGCCTACTTCGTTAAGGTGGTTATCAACACCGTTTTTGTGGAGCGCGACGCCCACATGGTTAGACTGATTCCCCTGATTCTGTTCCTGCTTGTTCTTTTTAAAGGGGTTGTTTTCTTTGTGAACTACTACACAATGGCCTACCTGGGCCAGAGGGTTGTTGCCTCCCTCAGGGAGGAGCTCTACGAAAAGGTTGTAAGGCTTCCCCTTGAGTACTTTCTGAAGGAGCCTCCGGGCACTTTCGTCTCAAAAGTTATAAACGACACATCTCTCCTTCAGGACTTCACCTCCCGCCAGGTAGCCACGTTCGTGCGGAACCTGCTCACCGCCTTGGGGCTCATAGGGATTGTCTTCTACCAGGACTACAAGCTCGCCTTTATAGGCTTTGTCGGGTTGCCCCTTATAGGCTTTGTTATCTCCCGGATAGGGAAGAGGATTAAGCGATACACCGACAGGATGCAGGATAGACTTGCCGTTGTTACGAATCACCTTTTTGAAGCCGTCAGGAACGCCCGGGAGATAAAGCTGTTCGGCCTGGAGGAGAGACTCTCTGAACTCTTCAGGAAGGATAACGCCCGCTACCTCAGGGAGTTTATGAAGATAAAACTGGTCGAGGGGATTTACCCTCCCGTGGTTGAGCTTACCGGGGCTGCGATTGTAGGTTTCCTCATCTTCTACGGCGGTAGAGAAGTTGTTCTCGGCCACACAACCCCGGGGGCCTTTTTCTCCTTTATAGTTGCCCTTATTATGGCTTACGAGCCCATAAGGAAGCTCGGCCAGAACTACAACAAGATTCAGCAGTCGGTTGCCGTTGCAAAGAGGGTAAAGAGAATACTCGACCTTCCCGACGAGTATTCTGTAAAAGACGGGGCCGTTGAACTTAAAGGTCCGGTAGAGTGGCTGAAGTTTGACTCCGTTTCCTTTAAGTACCCCGGCTCTTCAAGGGCGGTTTTAAAGGGACTCTCCTTTGTCCTTGAGAGGGGCAAGAAGTACGCCGTTGTGGGCCGCTCCGGGAGCGGTAAATCTACGCTGGTGAACCTGATTCCCCGCTTCTTCGACCCAACGGAAGGTAGGGTTCTCGTTAACGGCACCGACTATAAAGAGCTAAAGCTTGTTCCCTACAGGAAACGGATAGGTATGGTCTCGCAGGAGGTTGTTCTCTTCAGGGGAACCATCTTTGAAAACATTGCGGTTGGCAAGCCCGGAGCCACCTTGGAAGAGGTGATAGAGGCAGCCAAAATCGCCCAGATTCACGACTTTATAGAGAGCCTTCCCCAGAAGTACTACACCCTCATAGGTGAAGGGGGAATTGAACTTTCGGGCGGACAGCGTCAGAGGATTGCAATAGCGAGGGCCGTTTTAAAAGACCCAGACCTTCTGATTCTCGATGAGGCGACAAGTGCCCTCGACTCTGAAACCGAGAAGGCCATACAGGAGGCCATAGACGAGAAGTTTAAGGACCGGATACTCCTCACCGTTGCCCACAGGCTCTCTACCGTTTTAAACAGCGACGAGATACTCTTTTTAAAGGAGGGGAAGCTGGTTGCAAGGGGCAGCCACGAAGAGCTCTACAGGGAGCTTCCCGACTACAGAAAGCTTGTAGACCTTCAGTTCTCAGCCGTTCAGTAG